From Vicinamibacterales bacterium, one genomic window encodes:
- the recG gene encoding ATP-dependent DNA helicase RecG, whose translation MSPDTFLETPLQYLKGVGPRRAEEFAQAQLLTVDDLLHRFPIRYEDRSCFESIDGLKAGMTVSVLGEVVRTAVRSTRRRGFTIFEIQLADASGTIRVSFMNQPFLREVFKAGQQAILFGTAEVRRGGGLQFTNPEYEIFGNASKEFGLHGEMQSDPLVIGERRIHTGRIVPIYERVGAVTTKMLRRIVFDALQRLPNNLEDLLPEQLRRKMGIPDTRAAFIGIHFPEEHTELSLLNSFRSPAQQRMIFEEFFFFQLGLRLRRRAREVERKPVVPLVDSRVRNAAIQVLPFKLTQGQKEALRQIVDDMRRPVPMNRLLQGDVGAGKTIVALIAALVAMENGLQVALMAPTEILAAQHSRTLSQYLGASRFDAVRLSGGMTASSRSQTIQALAGGDAHLVVGTHALLQAPIVFRKLGLVIIDEQHRFGVDQRAQLRDKGWCPDVLVMTATPIPRTLAMTSYGDLDISTIKDLPPGRRPVKTIARSERRRGEAYRLIQQEVEAGHQAYVVCPLVEESDKVDLKAAKETFDYLATSMFPDHRVGLVHGKLKEGEKDQIMLGFVAGECDILVSTTVIEIGVDVPNATVMMVEQSERFGLAQLHQLRGRVGRGKSASHCILMYGPSVSDLGKERLRAVTESTDGFYLAERDLELRGPGDVFGTRQSGMPMFRMGDLLRDRALMENASGEAERWLTSEHDSKGLISFVEATWEKRFRLGGVG comes from the coding sequence ATGAGTCCAGACACCTTCCTCGAAACGCCCCTGCAATATTTAAAGGGAGTCGGTCCACGTCGCGCCGAGGAGTTTGCTCAGGCACAGCTCCTGACAGTTGATGACCTCCTTCATCGATTCCCAATTCGATACGAAGACCGAAGTTGTTTTGAGTCCATAGATGGTCTTAAAGCTGGAATGACGGTCTCGGTTCTGGGCGAAGTCGTTCGCACGGCTGTACGATCCACTCGTCGGCGGGGATTCACCATATTTGAAATTCAACTTGCTGATGCAAGCGGCACTATCCGTGTCAGTTTTATGAACCAACCGTTTCTTCGGGAGGTCTTCAAGGCGGGCCAGCAGGCCATTTTATTCGGAACCGCAGAAGTTCGCAGAGGAGGGGGTCTGCAATTCACCAATCCTGAGTATGAAATATTTGGCAATGCTTCGAAAGAATTCGGACTGCATGGAGAAATGCAATCGGATCCTTTGGTCATAGGCGAGAGGCGTATTCATACTGGTCGAATCGTACCGATTTATGAGCGGGTTGGAGCAGTGACAACTAAGATGCTGAGGCGGATCGTGTTTGATGCGCTCCAACGTCTACCGAACAATCTTGAGGATCTCTTGCCGGAACAGCTTCGGCGGAAAATGGGCATTCCTGATACCCGTGCGGCATTTATCGGAATCCATTTTCCTGAAGAGCATACCGAGCTTTCCTTGCTGAACAGTTTTCGCTCTCCCGCTCAACAGAGAATGATCTTTGAGGAATTCTTTTTTTTCCAATTGGGACTTAGATTGCGTAGGCGAGCTCGTGAGGTTGAGCGTAAGCCCGTAGTGCCTTTAGTAGACAGTCGGGTTCGTAATGCAGCAATTCAGGTATTACCCTTCAAGCTAACGCAGGGACAGAAGGAGGCGCTGAGACAGATCGTTGATGATATGCGTAGGCCTGTGCCGATGAACCGCCTATTGCAGGGTGATGTTGGCGCGGGCAAAACGATCGTAGCGCTCATTGCAGCGCTTGTGGCTATGGAGAATGGTCTTCAGGTTGCCTTGATGGCGCCAACTGAAATTCTTGCTGCTCAACATTCTAGAACCCTTTCGCAGTACTTGGGTGCAAGTCGATTTGATGCGGTTAGGTTGTCCGGAGGCATGACTGCTTCTTCGCGCAGCCAGACGATTCAAGCGCTTGCTGGTGGAGATGCTCACTTAGTGGTTGGGACGCATGCCCTGTTGCAGGCTCCGATTGTATTTAGGAAATTGGGCCTTGTGATAATCGACGAACAACACCGGTTTGGAGTAGACCAGCGAGCTCAACTTCGGGACAAAGGGTGGTGTCCTGACGTTCTGGTTATGACTGCAACTCCGATTCCTCGAACCCTAGCGATGACCAGCTATGGAGATCTTGACATATCAACCATAAAGGATCTGCCTCCAGGACGGCGGCCTGTCAAAACAATCGCAAGATCAGAGAGACGTCGAGGCGAAGCGTACCGCCTGATTCAGCAAGAAGTTGAGGCTGGGCACCAAGCTTACGTAGTGTGTCCGTTAGTGGAAGAGTCAGACAAAGTTGACCTCAAGGCTGCCAAGGAGACTTTTGATTACCTAGCGACGTCGATGTTTCCTGATCATCGTGTGGGCCTGGTTCACGGCAAGCTGAAGGAGGGCGAGAAGGACCAAATTATGCTCGGCTTCGTGGCCGGGGAGTGTGACATCCTCGTATCCACTACCGTTATTGAGATTGGTGTAGATGTTCCCAATGCTACGGTGATGATGGTCGAACAGTCGGAACGATTTGGTTTAGCGCAGTTACATCAACTTCGGGGACGAGTCGGCCGAGGGAAATCCGCGTCACATTGCATTCTTATGTATGGGCCTAGCGTCAGCGACCTAGGCAAAGAGCGATTAAGGGCAGTCACAGAAAGTACAGATGGGTTTTATCTTGCAGAAAGAGATCTTGAGCTACGTGGTCCCGGGGATGTGTTTGGTACCCGCCAGTCCGGCATGCCCATGTTTCGGATGGGTGATTTACTTCGCGATCGAGCGTTGATGGAAAATGCCAGTGGAGAGGCCGAGCGTTGGTTAACATCAGAGCATGACAGCAAGGGTTTAATTAGTTTCGTAGAGGCAACTTGGGAGAAGCGATTTAGATTGGGCGGCGTTGGGTGA
- the rsmD gene encoding 16S rRNA (guanine(966)-N(2))-methyltransferase RsmD, whose product MRVIGGALKGRRLDPPKWPGLRPTSDRLRETLFNVLGDRVDGAQFIDGFAGTGAVGIEALSRGAAHVTFVETDPRAVRLIKANLRHCALKARYTIVHVAIQRAWRIMKDGSSGIIFLDPPYGYADLETVLVGAAGQLAEDGLVVLEHAARRKIDESVDGLSRSRVVSAGDSALSFYDSKV is encoded by the coding sequence ATGCGTGTTATTGGTGGCGCTCTTAAGGGACGACGGCTAGATCCCCCAAAATGGCCCGGTCTTCGTCCTACGTCGGATAGGCTAAGAGAGACATTGTTTAATGTCCTCGGCGATCGAGTAGATGGCGCTCAGTTTATTGATGGGTTTGCTGGGACTGGCGCCGTCGGCATTGAGGCGCTCAGTCGAGGAGCTGCCCACGTGACGTTCGTGGAAACGGATCCACGTGCTGTGCGACTCATTAAAGCCAACCTTCGTCACTGTGCTTTAAAGGCTCGTTATACTATCGTGCATGTAGCAATACAGAGGGCCTGGAGAATAATGAAGGATGGATCATCTGGCATCATCTTTCTGGATCCTCCTTATGGGTATGCCGACCTCGAGACTGTTTTGGTTGGGGCTGCCGGACAGTTAGCTGAGGACGGGTTGGTGGTGTTAGAGCATGCCGCTCGGCGAAAGATAGACGAGAGTGTTGACGGCTTATCGCGAAGTCGCGTTGTCTCTGCTGGAGACAGCGCTCTGAGTTTCTATGATTCGAAAGTGTGA
- the coaD gene encoding pantetheine-phosphate adenylyltransferase → MNGLILTGEWLEVVMVGASDRKRVAVYPGSFDPLTNGHVDIILRGARLFDRIIVALLENADKSPMFTIGQRLEIAKKVFASHHNVDVDTFDGLLVDYVRLQGANVIVRGLRAISDFEFELQMALMNRRLNPDVETVFMMPAEHYTYVSSRLVKEICGLGGSIAGLVPETVEAQLRQKQKSK, encoded by the coding sequence GTGAATGGATTAATTCTAACAGGTGAATGGTTAGAGGTGGTTATGGTTGGTGCGAGTGATAGAAAACGCGTTGCTGTGTATCCTGGGTCTTTCGATCCGTTAACGAACGGTCACGTCGACATCATTCTTCGCGGCGCTCGATTATTTGACCGCATAATTGTGGCTTTACTCGAGAACGCTGATAAATCACCCATGTTCACCATTGGGCAGCGACTTGAAATTGCTAAGAAAGTGTTTGCTTCTCATCATAATGTCGATGTCGATACCTTCGACGGACTGCTCGTAGATTATGTGAGGCTTCAGGGGGCGAACGTAATTGTGAGGGGTCTTCGAGCAATCTCTGATTTTGAATTTGAACTACAGATGGCCCTTATGAATCGACGGTTAAATCCGGACGTCGAAACAGTCTTTATGATGCCAGCGGAGCATTACACGTATGTAAGCTCTCGACTTGTGAAAGAAATATGTGGGCTTGGCGGCTCAATAGCTGGATTGGTGCCTGAGACGGTTGAGGCTCAATTACGACAGAAGCAGAAATCCAAGTAA